The Calditrichota bacterium DNA segment GTTTTTTGTAGCCACGCTCATATTTTGTCTGGTGATAAGCGATGTCCACCAAAAAATAGGTCGGTTCGCCTTCGCTGGTGATCAGCACGCGGTCTTTTTCGTCGTCAAATTCGCTGCTGCGAAACCAGACGGCGCCGTCCTGTTCATAGGTGTAGCCTTTTTGACGAAGTTCATTTAGAACTTTCAAATGGGCATTTTTCTCGCGCAGCGAGCTCTCACGAAACCAATTCTGGAAATTAACGCGATACTGCGCCATCATCTCTTTTTGCGCGCGAATCATTTTTTCCAGCGCAATATTTTTCAGTTCTTCGACGCGCTGAGCTTCGGCAAGAGAAACAAATTTATCGCCAAATTCGTCTTTGATTTCTTTTGCCAGATCGATGACGTAGTCCCCGTGATAGCCATCTTCCGGAAAGGGTTCTTCTTTGCCAAATAACGCCATGTAGCGGCTGGAAACGGACGCACCAAGCAGACGCACCTGTCTGCCGGCGTCATTGAGATAAAATTCCCGATCTGCCTTAAAGCCAACAGCGTTGTACAAATTCACCATTACATCGCCAATTGCGGCGGCGCGGGCGCTGACAACATTTAATGGCCCCGTGGGATTGGCGCTGACAAATTCGATCTGCAGGCGTTCGCCATTTCCGATATTGGACAAGCCAAAAGATTTTTCTGCTTGAATGATAGCGCGGAGAACTTCGCGATAATAGCCCCAACCAAGAAAAAAATTAATGAAGCCGGGACCGGCAATTTCCACTCTTTCAATGAGTTCAGTATCGGGTTTCAAATATTTTATCAGTTCTTCTGCCACCTGTCGCGGCGATTTTTTTGCCACAGATGCCAGGCGCAACGCCGCATTCGTTGCCAAGTCGCCGTGACTCTCCTGACGTGTTGCTTCGATGGTAATATTTTTTTTCTCCAGGGTGTAGCCTGCTTTACTCGCCGCTTCCGCGATAATTTCCTGCAAAATGTCTTGTATATTTTTCATTTGTCCTCAATCTTGGTTATCTCAGCATCTCCCCACAATTTTTCCAGATTATAAAAATCACGCGTCTCCGGGCGGAAGACATGCACAACAACATCGACTAAATCTAACAACACCCAATTTAATGATTCATATCCCTCCCGATGCCACACCTTGATTTTTTGCTCGGAAAGTTCGTCGATGATGTTGTCGGAAATGGCTTTCACCTGAATGTCTGTATCACCGCTGCAAATCACAAAGTAATCTGTAATTGTCGTCACCCCCCTCAAATCTAAAATCAAAACGTCTTCGGCTTTCTTTTCCAAAGACAATTGGGCGACTAAATGCGCTAATTCTTTTGAGTCCAAATTTATTTTTTCCTCCGAATGGTTTTCAGTTTTGAGTCTCTGGTTTCGCGTTCCGGGTTTATTGACTGATTGCAACCTCGAATGAACCTGGCGCTTGTTCAAAACATATTTTTCTTCAAAGCGGTTCCCCAAAAAATTATTTTTTTACTAAATAATTAAATCTTGGAGCCTTGGCGGCTTCGAGGTTGAATAGTTACAAACACTGGTTTCAAAAATAAGGCTAAAAACACAAGACTCGCAACTCTCAGTACAAAATTCGCATCGCCAGCTCGAGACTCAAAACTCGGAACTACAGACTCGAAAC contains these protein-coding regions:
- a CDS encoding arginine--tRNA ligase codes for the protein MKNIQDILQEIIAEAASKAGYTLEKKNITIEATRQESHGDLATNAALRLASVAKKSPRQVAEELIKYLKPDTELIERVEIAGPGFINFFLGWGYYREVLRAIIQAEKSFGLSNIGNGERLQIEFVSANPTGPLNVVSARAAAIGDVMVNLYNAVGFKADREFYLNDAGRQVRLLGASVSSRYMALFGKEEPFPEDGYHGDYVIDLAKEIKDEFGDKFVSLAEAQRVEELKNIALEKMIRAQKEMMAQYRVNFQNWFRESSLREKNAHLKVLNELRQKGYTYEQDGAVWFRSSEFDDEKDRVLITSEGEPTYFLVDIAYHQTKYERGYKKLYDIWGPDHHGYVPRMKAALLALGHPKDSFHVEIVQQVNLLRSGEQVKMSKRAGQIIEMKELIEEVGVDAARFFFVNRKCSSHLDFDIELAKKQSEENPVYYVQYAHARICNILKYAAEQGLKPAKDAELSPIKEPEEKLLIKKLLQYPDIVQGAALAWEPHRLTNYLQETAAAFHHFYHKHRVVTENRELSLARLKLAQATKTVLANAFSILGITAPEYM
- the rsfS gene encoding ribosome silencing factor, with translation MDSKELAHLVAQLSLEKKAEDVLILDLRGVTTITDYFVICSGDTDIQVKAISDNIIDELSEQKIKVWHREGYESLNWVLLDLVDVVVHVFRPETRDFYNLEKLWGDAEITKIEDK